In Paenibacillus guangzhouensis, a single window of DNA contains:
- a CDS encoding helix-turn-helix domain-containing protein — translation MQTLMEIMEKHPIVPFIRESDLAVRRPWNSPERRLLDYLMVYVQKGQCAFTVNGERQLFNPGEFCLIQPGSLTELEGLTDTETPFAHLDIFYKPGREKSFPTRPGQIDLTPYQELMQPSLNELYDIEIPVRLRFRNPNKMAEMMLRMISLWQQRDPLSQIKAQHTATEIFIAILDNHAQLHRPGREHTQDLSWMHSYLSFHLGETLSIGDMARRASLSPSRFSAVFKEQFGMAPHQYLLNMRVEHAKELLEVTTLSQEEIASYCGFANIHHFSKVFRKRTGRSPGGWRQKH, via the coding sequence ATGCAGACGTTAATGGAGATCATGGAAAAACACCCGATTGTGCCTTTTATACGTGAGAGCGACTTAGCTGTAAGACGACCGTGGAACAGTCCGGAGCGCCGTTTGCTAGATTACTTAATGGTGTATGTCCAAAAGGGGCAATGCGCATTTACAGTTAACGGGGAGCGACAACTTTTCAATCCGGGTGAGTTTTGCCTGATTCAACCGGGAAGTTTGACAGAACTAGAGGGTCTAACGGATACAGAAACGCCGTTTGCGCATTTGGATATTTTCTACAAGCCAGGACGGGAGAAAAGCTTTCCTACAAGACCAGGTCAGATCGATCTAACACCTTATCAGGAGTTGATGCAGCCGTCTCTAAATGAACTATACGATATCGAGATTCCCGTCCGGCTCCGGTTTCGCAATCCGAACAAAATGGCCGAAATGATGCTGAGAATGATTAGTCTATGGCAGCAGCGGGATCCGCTTTCTCAAATAAAAGCGCAGCATACGGCGACAGAAATTTTTATCGCAATCTTGGATAATCATGCACAGCTTCATCGCCCTGGAAGAGAGCATACGCAGGACTTATCGTGGATGCATTCCTACTTGTCATTTCATCTTGGGGAGACATTGTCTATCGGGGATATGGCGCGGCGCGCGAGCCTATCGCCCTCTCGGTTCAGCGCCGTGTTCAAAGAGCAGTTCGGAATGGCGCCTCATCAGTATTTACTTAACATGCGCGTGGAACACGCTAAAGAATTGCTGGAAGTAACGACGCTGTCGCAGGAAGAGATCGCATCATATTGTGGATTCGCGAATATCCATCATTTTTCGAAAGTGTTCAGGAAGCGTACAGGCAGGTCCCCTGGTGGGTGGCGTCAAAAACATTAA
- a CDS encoding GntR family transcriptional regulator: MANNRLNRYVLTDELYGLLKQKILSHDISAGNKINIDQLARDLGVSNIPIREALFRLASEGFVKVIPFKGMYVAEMTLADIDEIFEIRYALEELAIQKAAPHIPGTRLEQILQELDTVEQMWEASHEENVISKMNHDLHGTIFAYAGNENLKQMVTALIERVHRYLNLVHYKIDMSAEIAEHRKIVLALLEKDTEKAVEASRIHLQQAYQRLRDNFK, translated from the coding sequence ATGGCAAATAATCGATTGAATCGCTATGTTCTGACAGATGAACTCTATGGATTGTTGAAGCAAAAAATCCTGTCCCATGATATATCCGCAGGAAACAAGATCAATATCGATCAATTAGCAAGGGATTTAGGCGTCAGTAATATTCCGATTCGAGAGGCATTGTTCCGCTTGGCATCCGAGGGGTTCGTCAAAGTCATTCCGTTCAAAGGGATGTATGTCGCAGAAATGACTTTGGCGGATATCGACGAAATCTTCGAAATTCGCTATGCGTTAGAAGAGCTGGCCATTCAAAAGGCTGCTCCGCATATCCCGGGGACTCGACTTGAACAAATTCTACAAGAGCTCGATACAGTCGAACAAATGTGGGAGGCAAGCCACGAAGAGAACGTCATCTCCAAGATGAATCATGATTTGCATGGAACGATATTTGCTTATGCAGGGAATGAGAACTTAAAGCAGATGGTCACGGCTTTAATTGAACGGGTTCACCGCTATTTGAACTTGGTCCATTACAAGATCGACATGAGCGCGGAAATCGCAGAACATCGCAAGATTGTGTTAGCTCTGCTCGAGAAGGATACAGAAAAAGCCGTAGAGGCTTCCAGAATCCATCTACAGCAGGCCTATCAACGACTGCGAGACAACTTCAAATAA
- a CDS encoding ABC transporter permease, with amino-acid sequence MLFRTVSLWRKNIYRHWQLYCIVALPVLFLITFNYVPMFGIQIAFKEFNPMQGIWHSPWVGGKQFEMFFNSPYFWPIIQNTLLLSIYALCIGTPAAILLALAINEVKNQRFKKIVQMFTYAPYFISTVVLVGMINIILSPTTGLYGQLSHLFGVENVYDILGESKAFSSLYVWSGVWQETGYGAVIYLAALANVNPELYEASKIDGASRIQKIIHIDLPAIRPTIIVLLILAVGGLMSVGFEKVFLLQNMLNLSTSEVISTYVYKIGLVNTNYSFAVAVGLFNSVVGFILIFTTNVLARKYSDSSLF; translated from the coding sequence ATGTTATTTCGCACAGTGAGTTTGTGGAGGAAAAACATCTATCGGCATTGGCAGCTTTATTGTATCGTGGCATTACCCGTTCTATTCCTCATCACGTTTAACTACGTCCCGATGTTCGGCATCCAGATTGCGTTCAAAGAGTTCAATCCCATGCAAGGCATATGGCACAGTCCTTGGGTCGGAGGGAAGCAATTCGAGATGTTCTTCAATTCCCCGTACTTCTGGCCAATCATTCAAAACACACTCCTTCTCAGCATCTACGCATTATGCATCGGAACTCCTGCCGCCATCCTACTGGCACTCGCAATCAACGAAGTAAAAAACCAACGTTTTAAGAAGATCGTGCAAATGTTTACGTATGCCCCTTATTTTATTTCCACCGTTGTGTTAGTCGGTATGATTAACATTATTTTATCCCCCACAACAGGACTTTACGGTCAATTATCCCATCTTTTCGGCGTAGAAAATGTCTATGATATTTTAGGAGAATCGAAAGCGTTCTCATCATTGTATGTATGGTCAGGCGTTTGGCAGGAGACGGGTTATGGCGCCGTCATTTACCTTGCAGCCTTAGCGAACGTGAACCCAGAGCTCTATGAAGCATCCAAAATTGACGGTGCGTCCCGTATTCAGAAAATCATCCATATCGATTTACCAGCGATTCGCCCAACGATCATCGTGCTATTAATTCTAGCCGTAGGCGGGCTGATGAGCGTAGGATTCGAGAAAGTCTTCCTGCTCCAGAATATGTTGAACCTGAGTACGTCCGAAGTCATATCGACGTATGTGTACAAAATCGGGTTGGTGAACACCAATTACAGCTTCGCGGTCGCTGTCGGCTTGTTCAACTCCGTTGTTGGGTTCATTCTAATCTTCACAACGAATGTGCTCGCTAGAAAATATTCGGATTCGAGTCTGTTCTGA
- a CDS encoding carbohydrate ABC transporter permease, with protein MEKAIHIREPWSDRVSIAVIYIFLSIILLCVAYPLIYIVSSSFSSSAAVTSGRVWLFPVEPTWYGYQAVFQYPQIWTGYLNSIIYTVLGSIISVALTIMMAYPLSRKTFMSRKVLMWALLFAMLFSGGLIPYYLVIKSLHLLDTRWAMILPGALNIFSIIVAKTFFQSSIPNDLYEAAQLDGCNDTKFLTRIVLPLSKPVIAVLLLWAAVSNWNSYFNALIFLNSENLYPLQLVLREILVLNNVSTNSITLSPEQLKQFEDMKTLLKYSVIVIASIPVLILYPFIQKYFVKGVMVGSIKE; from the coding sequence ATGGAGAAAGCCATTCACATTCGCGAGCCTTGGAGCGATCGAGTGAGCATCGCCGTTATTTATATCTTTCTAAGTATTATTCTACTATGCGTCGCTTACCCCCTAATCTATATTGTCAGCTCATCTTTCAGTTCATCGGCTGCCGTCACATCCGGTAGAGTATGGTTGTTCCCGGTTGAACCAACATGGTACGGGTATCAAGCCGTATTCCAATATCCCCAAATTTGGACGGGTTATCTGAATTCCATCATCTACACCGTCTTAGGCTCCATCATTAGCGTTGCGCTAACCATCATGATGGCATATCCCTTATCCCGGAAGACGTTTATGAGCAGGAAAGTCCTCATGTGGGCGCTGTTGTTCGCGATGCTGTTCAGCGGTGGATTGATTCCTTATTATCTCGTTATTAAATCTCTTCATTTACTCGATACACGTTGGGCCATGATCCTACCAGGGGCACTCAATATTTTCTCGATTATTGTCGCCAAAACATTCTTCCAAAGCTCGATTCCAAATGATTTGTATGAAGCTGCTCAGCTCGACGGATGCAATGATACGAAGTTCTTAACACGAATCGTTCTTCCATTATCTAAGCCCGTGATTGCGGTATTACTGCTATGGGCTGCGGTAAGCAATTGGAACTCCTATTTTAACGCGCTGATCTTCTTGAACAGTGAGAATCTCTACCCGCTGCAGCTCGTCTTGCGTGAAATTCTGGTATTAAACAATGTCTCGACGAACTCGATTACGTTATCTCCGGAACAACTCAAACAGTTCGAAGATATGAAGACACTTCTGAAATATTCCGTGATTGTGATTGCTAGTATTCCGGTGTTGATTTTGTATCCGTTTATTCAAAAATATTTCGTTAAAGGGGTGATGGTGGGTTCCATCAAAGAATAA